A part of Melittangium boletus DSM 14713 genomic DNA contains:
- a CDS encoding FYDLN acid domain-containing protein: protein MPAKDLGNKFVCFKCSTKFYDMKKPDPLCPKCGADQRESPALKAPTEGRRGRLSAAPKIIEPTPEPEEAEVGEDEEGADFEDEDAEPVAEDEDEL from the coding sequence ATGCCCGCGAAGGACCTCGGGAACAAGTTCGTCTGCTTCAAATGCAGCACGAAGTTCTACGACATGAAGAAGCCAGACCCTCTGTGCCCGAAATGCGGCGCGGATCAACGGGAGAGCCCCGCGCTCAAGGCTCCCACCGAGGGCCGGAGGGGGCGGCTGTCCGCCGCCCCCAAGATCATCGAGCCCACACCCGAGCCGGAGGAGGCCGAGGTCGGCGAGGACGAGGAAGGAGCCGATTTCGAGGACGAGGACGCCGAGCCCGTGGCGGAAGACGAAGACGAGCTCTGA
- a CDS encoding zinc ribbon domain-containing protein: protein MREKLKALAELQKVDLEVASLRKAADVHPRQLAELERELGAARSAIEAERNRVTDIERQKSTLEQNITDEKDKVKKWEARLAEQRSTREYSALAREIDIAKKANQTMADELVELSKTLGGAREAVKGKEAEFATRQEQLSVRMTELRSKQSLAENQVKELEAKRSSVSAGVDPTLLRRYETIRKKKLPAMVGVVQGGTCLGCRMNVPPQLYNNLRVSLGTDVCPSCNRIIYAVEALETPAEK, encoded by the coding sequence TTGCGGGAGAAACTGAAGGCACTGGCGGAGCTGCAGAAGGTGGACCTCGAGGTCGCCTCGCTCCGGAAGGCCGCGGACGTGCACCCCCGGCAGCTGGCGGAGTTGGAGCGCGAGTTGGGCGCCGCGCGCAGTGCCATCGAGGCGGAGCGCAACCGCGTGACGGACATCGAGCGGCAGAAGAGCACGCTCGAGCAGAACATCACCGACGAGAAGGACAAGGTGAAGAAGTGGGAGGCGCGGCTCGCCGAGCAGCGCTCCACGCGCGAGTACTCCGCGCTCGCCCGGGAAATCGACATCGCGAAGAAGGCCAACCAGACCATGGCCGATGAGCTCGTCGAGCTGAGCAAGACGCTCGGTGGCGCGCGCGAGGCGGTCAAGGGCAAGGAGGCCGAGTTCGCCACCCGGCAGGAGCAGCTGTCGGTGCGCATGACGGAGCTGCGCTCCAAGCAGAGCCTCGCCGAGAACCAGGTGAAGGAGCTCGAGGCCAAGCGCTCCTCGGTGTCCGCGGGCGTGGATCCCACCCTGCTGCGCCGCTACGAGACCATCCGCAAGAAGAAGCTGCCGGCCATGGTGGGCGTGGTGCAGGGTGGCACGTGTCTGGGCTGCCGGATGAACGTGCCTCCCCAGCTCTACAACAACCTGCGCGTGTCGCTCGGCACCGACGTGTGCCCGTCCTGCAACCGCATCATCTACGCCGTCGAAGCGCTCGAAACGCCGGCCGAGAAGTAG
- a CDS encoding ribonuclease HI family protein: MAPPDLADLLRYIAREEPLTGTVRAFPGFTREDVGRLLEAAATKLSERPPPAPAQAPPALPESSATRLKLFSDGAARGNPGPAGAGAVLVDGDGRVVARLGRFLGVQTNNYAEYMGLLLGLEHARHLKVRELEVLADSELLIRQLQGRYQVKSPTLRPLYEEATGLLKHFDRVKLVHVPREKNKAADEMSSRAIDERM, from the coding sequence ATGGCTCCGCCGGATCTCGCCGATCTCCTGCGCTACATCGCGCGTGAGGAGCCGCTCACCGGAACGGTGCGGGCCTTCCCCGGCTTCACCCGGGAGGACGTGGGCCGCTTGCTGGAAGCCGCGGCCACGAAGCTCTCGGAGCGTCCACCCCCCGCGCCCGCCCAGGCACCGCCCGCGCTCCCCGAGAGCAGCGCCACGCGCCTCAAGCTCTTCTCCGATGGCGCCGCCCGGGGCAATCCAGGTCCCGCCGGCGCGGGTGCCGTGCTCGTGGATGGGGACGGTCGCGTGGTGGCCCGCCTTGGCCGCTTCCTCGGCGTGCAGACGAACAACTACGCCGAGTACATGGGTCTGCTGCTGGGGCTCGAGCACGCGCGGCACCTCAAGGTCCGGGAGCTGGAAGTGCTCGCCGACAGCGAGCTGCTCATCCGCCAGCTCCAGGGGCGCTACCAGGTGAAGAGCCCCACCCTGCGCCCGCTCTACGAGGAAGCCACCGGCCTGCTCAAGCACTTCGACCGGGTGAAGCTCGTCCACGTGCCGCGCGAGAAGAACAAGGCCGCCGACGAGATGAGCAGCCGCGCCATCGACGAGCGGATGTGA